In Fragaria vesca subsp. vesca linkage group LG1, FraVesHawaii_1.0, whole genome shotgun sequence, the sequence TCGAGCATTACAATTTTCCCCCTGCCCTTTTCACTTAAATTCATGCTTTCGTTTTGGGTGATGTGAAAAATCTATAAATCTATCAGCTCTGTGATCTCTCTATACTATATATTGCTGGATCTCTCTGGTCCCATATTCCTTGCATGCATGTTACCCACTGTTCTGGACTTCTGGACCACCTAGCTTATACGAATCACCACCTCTGCTTCCCTAATCAACTCTTGATTATTATCCCTCCCTAGTTTTTTTGCATGGCTCTCACTTTTTTCCGGTTGTTTTCTACTTGCCTAGTTTCCTTAAAGAAATTTATCTTCTCTAGATTCCTATGGGTAGGAGAGTGTGCTCCCCGTTCGAACACAGCGAGCAGCCGCTACATGTTAAATTTTTGCTTAATATAGACAAGCATGATAACCATTGATTCACATCTTCGATGTATTGTTAATGAAACTTATTTTTTTTATAAAAATGATACGATTTTCATCAACATCTTGTTTAAATCTGATATATACATCAATAAAAGTATCAATCAGACTCAGAAAGAAAAAGAAAAAATCAATAGAAGTATCAGACTACACTTACCAATTAAGCTCCATCAATCAATATTTTGAGGTATTCCATTCAATTTGGCAAATCTTTCCTAATCACACTTATAGAATATGGTCTTGGTTATAAAAATGCGCGCATTGCAGTGAGACATATACAAATACATAGACCTTGGTGGCCACAAAGTTCACAGGCCCTAAACCCTAAGAATTGTGAATAGGCGTATATATATCTAAGAATTTGATTCGTTGAGCATTTCAAAGAAGGCCCTAATTGGCATATATATCTTAATTTGATTCCCATCTCTGATTACTGGAAATGTAATATAGTAGAGAAGCGTGCGCAGATCTCTAATACTATTAACATTTTTGGTTAATTTATAGCTTACAAAGCACAGATTCTTCGATTAGGTAGAACAAAAAGAAATTGAGAGAAAGGACTATCATTCCATTAATATGTAACAGCAATAACTTAATTAAGCTGCAAATGGAGTATTGAAAATTAGCTACGTTCCCTTTAAAGGACCTTCTGTAGTGGGCAATCCACGTTCTTATAAAATACATATTTCATCGATGTAGTAATATCACGTAGTCTATCACGAACGCTAATGTGGCAAAGAATTGCAGTCTCCAACTTATTCTTCTGTTATGAATTTAAGCATAAAATGGTAATAAAAACGAAAAAGATCGCTCGTGACATTCAAGCATGTATATATGTCTCTTTCCAAACGCATAATTAAACCAAATATTATGTTAGTATCCAAAATCATATATATAATAAGTTGATGAGTTGTGGTCTGGTTGGTTAAGGTGTTAACTAACAACTTTGAAATTACGAGTTCAAATTTCATTGACATATGTTAGGTGCGTTAGTTATTTAATAAAAAATAAATAAAATAATATATATAATAAGTTGGTCCTTCAAGTTATTTAATCCATTATGTATTCGGATATTCTTGTTCTCAAATATAAAAATATTTTGGATTTGATTAAGTTCATGGAGCAAACTAGTAAAAACTAGATAAAACACGGAAAATTCTGTTATACCTGACTGTATAGCATGTCTGTTAAATTTCATAACCAAATTTGAAACCTCCTCCCCCCCCCTCCCCCCTTTTTTTAGTGACATGTATACTATATATACGGTTCGGTATAACAGACAAACCCAGAGTCTTTGGTTAATTAGCTTGCATGATTTCTACTATTCAACCAGTGAGTTGATGACATTTTAAAAAAATGCATGTACGTTCTAAAAAAATAAAAAATAAAAATACTGCATGTTAAACAGTGTATTGAAGATTTGATTCACATCGATTTGTTTACTCCATGATTGAGAAACCCAAGTGATATATAAAACTAAAGTACAGTCTTCCATCCGTCGATTTTCATTTCAAACTAAGTTTGTTCGATCGGCTGGGTGACTTAGTTCATTATTAAAGTCATCCTAATTATAATTAATCTTACTCGTCCTTGTCTTCGTAGTATGATGATATGACATGCATGTCTTGATTAAGAGCAAGTTGTGGATAACCAAACCAGATATGTGAACCTTTCCTTGTCTTAATTATTGTAAGTAAGAACGCTTTAACTGATCCTTTTTTTATTTATTTGATTCACATTAACAATGACACCCAACCCATGGAGGGAAATGGATTAACAAAACTGGTTAACAATGACCGCTCGATAGTGTCTTTACATGTGACACATTTCTCCCTGATGTGAAATTCGCACAACAATGACACTATATCTTTTTTCTTTATGAAAATACTACAATTATTGAATTTAGTGTGGCACCTAATTAAACATGTTGTAAGGTGCAATTTAATCTATGTTTAGGTAAAATCAATGTGATCCCACAAGCTGCTTAATTAATTGATGAGATAATATGCTAGGAGCCTAGGACTTATCTTTGTGAGTACTGAACCACCTTTACAAAACGAAAAAGAAATAGATATATATATGTGATGATATTGTTCTTGTTTTATTCTATTGTGTATATATATATATATATATATGAATGTATGTGAATGTCGGTGTTTTTTTTGCTGTCAATATAATTAGGAGGTTACTCTTACATATATGTTGGCGGTTTTGGTGTATAATGTTTTGATAGGGTTGTTTTTTCTAGAGGTTAGTTGTAAGGAGGTATCAAAGTTTCTAGATGGGGTTAGAATATGCTACATTTAGACCATTTTTTGTTCATTTTCATTGTAATCGTTGATATGTAGGTAGGAAGGAGTGTGTGGACGTGTTGTCCATACCACCACCGATATCTTCTATGGTTGTAATGGTTGGTTTTGTTATATAAAGTTTTACATTTCTAAAGAAAAAAAACATCTATATCAACATCTTATAATTACTCAAATATTGACATGCTACAATTAAAGTATCGCAAGTTAACAGGTTCATTATATATTTTTACTTAAAATACTCTATAAGACTCGTAATTTCTTATGATGTTAGTGGTAAACAAGTGATTTTAAAATAATATGTTCTTTTGGAATTAATCGTTTTACCGGCTTTAACATAAAAAGTACCCTTTCTTCTTAACATATCATGAAGTATCATGAAAACAGAGTGTACCTTTTGAGTTTTCACTCATGAAAGTAGTGAAAATAGTGCATTCAAGGGGTCCCTTTGATGGATTTCTTATATGCAACCAATCATTAACATAATTATCTGCATAACACAGCATTACACCACTCTCCTCAAACAATAATTCTCTCATATTACATGCATTATCCTTAAACTCGAGCTGTAGCATATAACTAATCAAGGTAAATTAAAAGACATGCATAAGCTTAATTTTTACCCCATTTTTCAGTCAATTAAGTAATCAAACGGCAGCTGCTTCTATACATCAGAGCCATCAGCAGTAATTTAGTAAGTACTGAATGATCAGATTGAATTTATATTATTTTAGTGCTAATTATTACTGTATTTATGGACCTGGCAGCAACAGATTATTATTCAGAACTAAATTAACCAAGATCAGGGAATCTTTGTTATATACTCTCGATCCAAACCTAGATATATAATACTTAGGAAAATTCTTGTATGCACCAAGGTACAAGTGAACCAAATATTTATTAAAAAATTTTAACCGTTGATATTTATACTTAACTTTTTATTTAAATATTAAATAATGTGATAAATGTAATCCAACGATCTATTTATTTTAGTTTAAGTGGACCTCGTGTTTTAAATCCTCTCTCATACTTGGATCTAAACCAAGGCTGCAGCCGTCTTCGAAAACCTCACCTCTGAATTCTGATCCGGTCGAAAACTCAAGGACGCCGGCAAAAACATCCGGTAGAAACTAAACACGTATACAATTAAGCTAGCTAGGGTTCATCACCGCAGTCAAAAGAGTCGTCGTTACCATTTCCGATGATGATAACATGCAATAATGGAACAAGCACTTAATTATTATCATCGTGATCGTTGACCGGCCCAGTTTATCTTCGCCGCCGGATTTCCTGACACGGCGGCCTCCGCCTGACGTGGATCACTTGATTTCTACCCCCACGAAACCATGCACTAATTTATTTTTTTGGATAATAGAAAACCATGCACTAATACTCAACGTAATACCATCATAATATTATCTAAATCATTAAAATTTATAAAAATAAAATAAGGAAAATAAAGTATATTCACTATAGATTAGGTGGGTAATGGACCAGTGGCACACGTCAGCAGTCAGGCCCTTTCTCTATCTATCCTCTGTCCCACACTCTCTTTCCTACTCGGTTATCGTATCATCTCAAAACCCACCTCTGCCCTTAACCCTTCTCCTTCCTCTTTCACTTCTTCATCCCCATCATCATCTTCTTCCTTTTCCTGTTTCCCACCTTACCTTTCTCTTTCCCACTGTCAGACTCTCACTCACTCTCTCTCTCCGTCCACCATGAGATGAGATCAGAATCTTTATCTAGCTAAGTTCATCACTTCTTTCCTTTACTGCTCAGCGATGGAGCCCTACAATTCCGGTGGCGGCGTCAGCAGCAGCAGCAGCGCGAGCTCGTCGTCTTCCTCCTCCGCTACCTCCATAACCCAGCCGCAAGAGATGGACGGTTATTTGGCCGAGGCTGGGTACAATGTTCGCTCCTCCGATTTACGACACGTCGCTCAGCGGCTCGAGCGTCTTGAAAACGTCATGGTTAACTCACATGACGACCTTGCCCAGTTCGCTTCCGACGCCGTTATCTACAACCCCTCAGACATGGCCTCATGGGTCGACTCCCTCCTCTCCGCCTCCGACTTCAACGCTCCCGATCTCGACTTCGCTGACGCCATCATGACCGATCCGACGGCGGCTTTCCCCGCCGACACGTGGAGTGATATTCCTCCGCCAATCTCCACCGCTGCACCGCCGCCGATGCAGAACCACCAGCAGATAACGTCGTTCACGGCGATGGAGGAAGATTCCGGGATAAGGCTGGTGCAGCTGCTCGTCACGTGCGCCGAGTCCGTCCAACGCGGGGATCTAGCATTGGCCGGCTCGATAATAGAGACCATGCAGGCGCTCCTCACACGTGTCAACACGGGCTGCGGTATCGGAAAGGTTGCCGGATACTTCATCGACGCCCTCAGCCGCCGTGTCTTCACTCCCCAGAGCGTCACCTCCGACGGCGGCTCGGCTCACGAGAACGAGCTTCTCTACCACTACTTCTACGAGGCCTGCCCCTACCTCAAATTCGCGCACTTCACGGCGAACCAGGCGATCCTCGAGGCTTTCCACGGCCACGATTGTGTCCACGTCATCGACTTCAACTTGATGCACGGGCTCCAATGGCCGGCGCTGATTCAGGCTCTCGCTCTACGCCCCGGTGGGCCCCCGTTGCTTAGGTTGACTGGCATTGGGCCGCCGTCACCAGACGGCCGTGACTCGCTAAGAGAAATCGGTCTCCGGCTAGCTGAGTTGGCTCGCTCGGTTAACGTCCGTTTCGCTTTTCGCGGCGTTGCGGCTTCCCGGCTTGAGGACGTGAAGCCGTGGATGCTACAGGTGAGTCCAAAGGAAGCGGTAGCTGTGAACTCAATCATGCAGCTCCATAGACTTCTCGGATCCGATTCGACCCGGATTGAAATGATGTTGGGCTGGATCCGAAACCTGAACCCGAAGATTGTCACGGTGGTGGAGCAAGAAGCGGACCACAACAAACCGGGGTTCTTGGAGCGGTTCACGGAGGCTCTGTACTACTACTCCAACATGTTCGACTCACTCGAAGCTTGTGGCGCCATGCAACCGGACAAGACCCTCGCAGAGATGTACATACAACGTGAGATATGTAACGTTGTATGTTGCGAGGGAGTGGCTCGTGTCGAGAGGCACGAGCCACTCGCCAAGTGGAGAACTCGGTTAGAACAAGCCGGGTTCAGACCGCTTCACTTGGGGTCGAATGCGTACAAGCAGGCCAGTATGTTGCTGACGCTGTTCTCGGCGGAAGGGTATCGTGTGGAGGAGAAGGAAGGGTGCCTGACAATCGGCTGGCATAGCCGACCTCTGATTGCGGCCTCGGCTTGGCAGGTTATGCCCTTGCCTGAACCAACCGCAACGGCGACCAACCCACTTGGGATTGTTAATCATAGCGCCAATCATGTCTAAATTTTTACTCTCTTTTTTTTTTTGGAATTTTTACTGCTACTACTACTGCTAGAGGTTTATGTGGTATAATCGTGTTGCAGCAGCTATGAATTAAGGAACTATCCATAAATAACCATGGGGTTTTAGGTGATTAAAATTGCAGAAAGAAAAGGAAATAGTTCTATTTTATGGTTACCTTGTTAGTGAAGGTAAAGGCATACATCCTGCAAATGGCTAAGTTTTTGGTTCACTTGTTCAGCCTTTGGAAACTCGAACATGTTCACTTATGAAACCGGGAAATATGTATGTACGTAAGTGGTACATTTATCTAATAATAAGTACCTCGCTCGAACTAAGTGATCAAAATAGAGTGATAAAAACTATCACAAGATAAGTGGTTCAAGTGACGAATTGTTTCAAAAGACATAGAAGTAGTAATCAAGTTCTACCATTTACATATCTTAATAGAAATCACTAGAATTCACCTCATTTAGTCACGACTGTTAACCAGATAAAACTTTCTACCTAATTCATCTCATGCATTTTCGGTTTAGTTTTTGTGGAGAATCTCAGATTCAGAAAATTTCTGGACTGACGTTTGAAATGACTAAACTGAACTCGTTTGGTATTTTCCATTACGAAAAGAAGAGCATATGTTGAAGCATGGCTCCAGGAGCAGTCAATCCACACTAAAGTAGTTGTAGGAGGCTGTCTATCTCAGTGTCTCTTGGTGACCTCCAAATGGATTTTGTTGTGAATTTTTTTTTAAAGAAATTGTAGAACAGAAAACTGAAAGAGAAAGCACACTGGTACTGGAACCTGACGTATTCCATATAGGGAAGAAGGAATCAAATTAAGGGTCCAATCTAGTGACACCCGTTGGGAGCCCTATTTGTTCATTAGGATTTAGGTCTAGAAACTCGATCATAGAATGCTACATTCGACCAAACACTACGCGCGCCTTTGGTTCGGTATGTGATGAAATTCGAATTGGAATCCATATCTGCATTCTCCACCTAAAGAAACCTACATTATTGATTTTGAGAATAATTTAATCTCACCTATTTTGTTGATTTTATGATATATTAATTGTGTTGATGTGTTCTACGTTATTGTGGTCGATACAACATAATTTTCAAGTTTTTTTATAAAGAAAATGTCGAACAAGAATAATGATCTGACCGGAACGGTTTGTTTATTTTGTTTCGGAAACTACTGCTCTTTGTAAATCCGTAATCATATTCGTATGTACGCATCCATTATTATGCTCGAAAATGAAGACTTCCACCGGAAAAAGGAGGATCGATCATGAATAAGTGGTGGTTGTTCATGTACTGTAATTGCTAGGGCCAGAAATGGAATCATAATTGATTGAGTTGAGAATGATCAACCTCGAATAGAAAGTAGGATTCAACTTTCGCAATGTATGAATAGAAGTGCACAGACACCTACAGCTTTAGCTAGCTTTCACCATTTCGTTGTTGGCCTGTATTTGATTCCCATGTCGACTGTGATTCTCAACAGCTCTAGCTACATGATCGAAAAGATTGAATCCCAATTCGAATTCACCGCTGCACTTGAGCTCGAGTGGTTGCCAGTGTAATCAATCATGCAGATCGATTGGTGCATGTGAGTTGGCTAAGAATGGAAAAGAAAGAAGAGGGAGTACAAAGCCAACGGGACCCGTCGACGTAATAATGAACATGAATGTGGACTCGACACTGCTTTGCTTCACATGGTGGTAGGAGAAAGCTAGCACCGTCCTCGGGCCACCCTTTGTACTCATAGGGCTAAGACATATTGCTTTGGGTGAAAATGGGGGAAAATAGATCCAAGTAGGGGCAGATTTCCCAAAGTTCTTGTTGTTTGGGACTTAGGAGCAACCCAAAGAATCTTCTTTCTTACATGTCGATTATTTCGCCTCGATTGCTCTTATTTTACATTACTCAGAATAATCCATCGTACTTTTTTGTTAATCTCATTACTTTTTCTCAAAGTTTTTCTTGTTGGGACTTAAGAGCAAACTAAAGAATCTTTTTTTTTACCCGTCGATCATTTCGCCCGCTTGATATCTCTTATTTTAGATTTACTTGAAATAACCTGTCGTACTAGATAATGCCATTACTTTATGTCATCATTGAAATTAGACATTGGAATCGACATTTTATTTCAGTTCAAAATAAAACTCGAACCAATTCTCTATGATTACGAAAATAATGACCTAAACATTAGACGTAGATGCTTTTTCATTTTCATTTCCTGAAATTTCCCGATATTTGAAATAAACGTGTCACAACAAGACTTTGAGTCTTCTAACTAAATCATAGTGAGTTCAAGAAAGTGGTAATCGGTGTGGAATCTCCTTCTTTCATTCATCACTATACTAAAAGGAATGCCACTAGTAGGAGAGAATTAGGTTTTGATAAGATGGAGGGGATGGAGGAAAGATCCTTGTCGTTGAAACGGCCCGCGGGTCATAGACCTAGCCGTAAGGCCCACCGTTTTGGCGTTATATTTTTCAAGTTTCACGTGATTCCGTTACGGAATTTTCGGAGCAAGTTGTAGGTAAAAAAAACAAGGACCCCACCACGTAAATAACAGTAGTCAGGGGACTCAGGGGCTGACAGTTACCTCCCACGTGGTGAAAACGACGTCGTATATCTCTATCAAGTCAATTTTATTGTGACGGGGACAACTCTTAAATTAGAGATCCACATAATTGAAACAACTAAATATTACGGGGGCGATCTATCAACAAGTTGGTCCACGACGAATTGGCCTTGACGTGGACGCGTGATTTTTCCACTAAATTACCATATAATTTTTTTTTTGCCGGAATCAGTCTACCATCTACCATCAAACTATTACTTCGATGATGATATCAAACCCAATAGTCCAATACATCGGCCCAAATTCATAAGAATTGGGCTATATGTGCTATCAATCTTTGTTTGAAAAAGAAAACGTAAAACAAAGCCGAGAGGCGGGTTAGGCTGAGATAGAAATAGAGATGACGATTGACGAAGAGAGCTCCGTCTACGTCGGCGGCCTTCCCTACGACGTCACTGAGGACAGTGTTCGCTGAGTCTTCGATCTGTACGGCGCTATCGTCGTTAATGTCACTCCTTTTCTCTCTTAATCTATCACTGTTTTTCAATTTCTTATCCTTACGTTAATTTTCAAATTCATAGGGTTTGAATTTGGGGCTTTTTGATCGATCAAGCATGTGGGTTTAGGTTAATATATATTCATGATTTTCCTGACTTGTATAGGTTAATATTATTCAGTTTCCTATCTCAAATAGGTTCATACACAATTCTAACTAATTTATGCTTTTCCCCGACTCATATAGTCTAATATTCTTGATATTCCTATCTCTAATAGGTTTATACACAATTCTTACTAGTTATTGGAACTGTGTATAAATGAGGGTAGTGATTGCAACTTCATACATGTAGAAACCAACCAAACATTACACGAAAAAAGAGTTTAGGTGAATCACAATAATTGAGTAGCAAAGAATTAATCAGCTGCCAACTACTTGCTCCAAAGAAAGAGAGTTGCCTAGCTAACTTTCTGATAAGGGAGAGGGAGATAGAGAGAGCCTGCATACAATCTCCAATCTTTTTCTGGGTTTTCTCTAGAAAAACAAAACTCTTCTTCATCAGATCTTCAGAACACTACAGATCAAGAAACATAGATCAAGAGGAACTCCGACGCGGCGTAGACTCTACAAGTATTTAGTACTTAGTGCAATTGAACAACATCAACAACTATGGATCAAGGTATGTCTTCAGATTGGGCAAATTTGCCAAAGCATCTTTTGGATTCAGTTGTTGAAACCCTAGTGCTACCATCACACTATGTGCCGTTTAGCCTTGTCTGTAA encodes:
- the LOC101314119 gene encoding DELLA protein GAI-like, with amino-acid sequence MEPYNSGGGVSSSSSASSSSSSSATSITQPQEMDGYLAEAGYNVRSSDLRHVAQRLERLENVMVNSHDDLAQFASDAVIYNPSDMASWVDSLLSASDFNAPDLDFADAIMTDPTAAFPADTWSDIPPPISTAAPPPMQNHQQITSFTAMEEDSGIRLVQLLVTCAESVQRGDLALAGSIIETMQALLTRVNTGCGIGKVAGYFIDALSRRVFTPQSVTSDGGSAHENELLYHYFYEACPYLKFAHFTANQAILEAFHGHDCVHVIDFNLMHGLQWPALIQALALRPGGPPLLRLTGIGPPSPDGRDSLREIGLRLAELARSVNVRFAFRGVAASRLEDVKPWMLQVSPKEAVAVNSIMQLHRLLGSDSTRIEMMLGWIRNLNPKIVTVVEQEADHNKPGFLERFTEALYYYSNMFDSLEACGAMQPDKTLAEMYIQREICNVVCCEGVARVERHEPLAKWRTRLEQAGFRPLHLGSNAYKQASMLLTLFSAEGYRVEEKEGCLTIGWHSRPLIAASAWQVMPLPEPTATATNPLGIVNHSANHV